A stretch of Lathyrus oleraceus cultivar Zhongwan6 chromosome 6, CAAS_Psat_ZW6_1.0, whole genome shotgun sequence DNA encodes these proteins:
- the LOC127096372 gene encoding uncharacterized protein LOC127096372 has translation MAEYEACIFGIEAAIDLRIKILEVYGDSALVISQVKGDWDTRDHKLVPYKEHVLKLVPYFDEITFHHIPREENQLADALATLASMFKVKWKNEAPSFHLNYLDEPAYCLAAEDEADGHPWFHDIMKFLENQEYPADASITDKKYLRKLSSKFFLSGGWEHYGEENFKGRILLDDYGD, from the exons atggccgaatacgaggcttgtatctttgGTATTGAAGCTGCTATCGATCTTAGAATCAAAATCCTGGAAGTCTATGGGgactcagccttggtaatcagccaagtcaaaggagattgggatacTAGGGATCATAAGCTCGTTCCTTACAAAGAGCATGTCTTGAAACTAGTCCCCTACTTCGATGAGATTACATTCCACCACAtccctcgagaagagaatcagctAGCTGACGCTTTGGCAACTTTGGCGTCCATGTTTAAAGTTAAATGGAAGAACGAAGCGCCATCCTTTCACCTGAACTACTTGGACGAACCTGCTTATTGTCTGGCAGCAGAAGACGAAGCTGACGGTCATCCTTGGTTCCATGACATCATGAAATTCTTAGAAAACCAAGAGTATCCTGCGGACGCGTCCATCACCGACAAGAAGTATCTTCGAAAACTGTCATCCAAATTTTTCTTAAGTGGAGGG TGGGAGCACTATGGTGAAGAAAATTTTAAGGGTCGGATActattggatgactatggagatTGA